The Lolium rigidum isolate FL_2022 chromosome 2, APGP_CSIRO_Lrig_0.1, whole genome shotgun sequence genomic interval TCCCACTTGATTTATCCGAAGCAAAGCATTGCAATCTAAGACTCTCAAGCTCGCGCACATCTGGTGCAGACAAATAGTGTCCACTAGCAACCAATTGCCCTTGTTGTGTAGCCAAATTCGGAGTAGTAGCTGCTTGAGATGGATGAGATGCACACCACTGCCAGCATCAGTCCGTGACAGTGTTGTGTTTCTATCGCTATGCTCCAGCCCTTGTGGCAACTGAATTGTGGAGAAACTCAAGGTCATCAAATCCAAGACAATTATGTCGCTTTGGACAAGTAGTATATGGATTTTATTGTCAATGAGCACAAATTTCGGTCCGAACTGTTGACGAGGGAGCCGCTCTATGGAAAAGTTACGATACATGCACCAGACGCCATCTTGCAACCTATAGACCCTCGACCTTATCTTTTACCTCCCCATCTCTAAGGAGTAGGATATTCCGTTGCCTTCTTCCTTAGAGATGATTTTATAGAAAAATTCAATATTGCCATAGTGGAGCTCGGAGCGTGGAAATTGTGGGACGACGGCCATGCCTCTCTCAGAGCACAGAAGACTGCGCACACCAGCAGTGGATTCATTCCAGATCTTATACTGTTTCAGAAAGACGTTGCCGTTTCGACAGTCAAAGATGTAGGTCGATGAGCTATGGCTCAGGTGGTTGTCGAAGCTGGAGCTTGCACGATGTATAACAGCAACTAGCTCCGCGGGCTGAGGAAGCATAGGGACAAAGCGTGGGATGGTCCATGGTTTACGGGGGTTGAGGTAGAATCCGAGGAGGCGAGGCGGATGGAGCTCGCGAAAACGGCTTAGGAAGGCGTTGTCGGATGCGTGGTGCAGCCAGCGCCTACAGACGGTGGCGGCACGGACGAGTGTGGTAGGAAAGCCGACGCGGAGCACTGGAGCAGGATCTCGATGAGGAGGTTGTCGTCATCGAGCACCTTCGATACCGTCACCAGTGAAATCGGCATCTGGGAATCCACACGAGGTTTCTTTTCGTGATCGGCCCTGGAAAATCAAAATTGGCGGCGCCAAACAATGCAAACGAAGATCAGTACCATGGACTAATTTCGCCAAtcatttgacattgttgcaaaacAGAAATCACAGAAATCAATCCATCCGTCAGCTAAGCTCCCGTTGAACAGTGCCGCAACAGGTAGATGAAGTAATTAGGGAGAAACACCTAGCTAGGGTTTTCCGCGAGAGAAtaaattgaattttttttgggggAGAGCAGGAAGGGGAAGAGCTCTGACATCGATTGAAGTAGCGTCGGTCGCCGCCGGGGACGGACGGCGCAGTTCGCTGGGGATATTGTGGCACCCTACCTTCTTTCCTGTTCGGGCAACGATGTCCGGCCCAGATAAGCCTTCGATGAGAACGACAGAGCCCATCATATTTGACACAGAACAACAAGATTCAGACTCGAACTCATATGTAGCTTCCGTATGTACATACATTGCCATCCAAAACGGGTAATCTCTTCTTCAGTGCTTGTGTTATATGATTGATGGTTGTGGTGTCCATAGTAGATCATCTGGTAAGCACCTGGTGACGCAGCACGGCGGCGGTAGGACTCATGGGCGGTGGATTATACGGCACCTCAGCGCCGTCTAGGTCAGAGTTGCAATAGCAGAGCAAAATTCAGATAGGGGGTAGGCGCGTTTGTGGAGGTCGAGTAGGTAAGTGCAGTATGCATCAACTAACCGAACGTACTTGTGATATATAGAGAGAATGAGTTCTTTTTACAGCTGGTCCAAATCAAAGCAAGCTTAACTGTAGACTGTATACCTAGAAGAATGTAGTTTGTGGCAAACAAAAAAACACTCTCCATCAGCTTTTATTGCTTCTTTCTAAGTGGAAAaagaaaagatcaacatcaagttcGCTCGGTGCCTTCAAAGAATGAGATGGGGACTGGGTTCATCTATCTACATCAGCATGCATGCGAGTGCAGCGGCAGCAACGACAACTAGGTGTAGGATATTTGCTATTGATTTTAGataatttctttctttctttctttcaaaAAACACCATAGTAAAT includes:
- the LOC124689491 gene encoding uncharacterized protein LOC124689491, which codes for MPISLVTVSKVLDDDNLLIEILLQCSASAFLPHSSVPPPSPAELVAVIHRASSSFDNHLSHSSSTYIFDCRNGNVFLKQYKIWNESTAGIRSRVYRLQDGVWCMYRNFSIERLPRQQFGPKFVLIDNKIHILLVQSDIIVLDLMTLSFSTIQLPQGLEHSDRNTTLSRTDAGSGVHLIHLKQLLLRIWLHNKGNWLLVDTICLHQMCASLRVLDCNALLRINQVGDNAEFMFLEMGQWALYLDIKCRTLRKVYGMANNDRLLGDIYPFMMIWPPTFPALKDDPTRFASWTLDDLYITLLLRLQLFAMCTVLIDIFRRLLLVLLCAFNLKYVALIDTPS